GTTCCGGCGGTCAAAGAAACCTGATAACGACAGGAACAGCATTGATATAAATTTCTGGTGCGAATAAAGGATGCTTGCCGATGGCCACAGCGTGGACACTGATAACCCTTGGGCCATCGCAATTTAAACAGGTGTTTTTGACAGGCCTTCACCGTCGAAAACTTTCTTTGAAATTTTAGAAGATTCAGACCTTCTTGGTGCATGGCTTATGGCCTCTTTTTATTATATATTTTAGAAAATTATAGCATGTTAAGCTGACCAAAAGCCATAATCAAAAATAATATACCATTTTGGGCCTGCTCCGGAAGCGGGGGAAAGATCAGCCGGAGCAGGAATAGTCCGACCATGAGCAGCGGCATGATCCAGCCTACCGAGGTATAAGTGGCCTGGGTGCGCCCCAGGTTATAGCCCTGCTTGAAGAACCAGGTGCCGAGCCACACCCCGGTCACCAGACCCAGTAAGCCGAAAATGGCGTTGCCGTCCCCACCGGCCAGACGCAGCAGAGCCCGCCAGGGACAGCCCAGAAAGACCAGGGCGCCGATCATGGCGAAGGCCCCCAGGACAAATCGGACAATCGGGGCGGAACCAGCCCGGGGGCGGAATTCCTTGAACAGATAAGCGCTGAGAAAGGCACCGAGCACGAAGCCGATGATTTCCGGGCGGATATACTGGATCACCGCGGCGCGGTGCAGTCCCAGGCCGCCGGCGATATCGCGTTCAAAGCAGGCCACACAGATGCCCATGTTTCCCGGATTGCCCCACTTCGGTAACAGGGCGGCCAGGACCCCGATCACCAGGCCCACCCCAATGATGCCCCCTCGGGTGGCAAAGAAATTTTTCCACAATGTCATCTAGAGCCTCGTTCCGACTACAACCAGATCACGAGACGAGCCGCAGAAATGATGATGGGCGTCTTAAAACCCCACCTGTCCCTGGACGGTCACCAGGTTCTGATCGCCCCCGCTGTAGTTGCCGCTGGGGGCGTGATCTTCCTCCTGGGTGATCTGAGTCCAATCCACGCTCAGCTTGGCATTCTGGCCTTTGAGATAATAATTGAGGCCGAAGCTGGGAAAATAGGTGTCCGGCCGGTCTTTCACCAACAGGCGCTCATAGCGGAAATAGGGTTGGAGTCGGCCCGGCCCCAACTGCCAAGGCAGCAGGTAGCCCCCTTGAATATAAAACATTTGAGCGTCTTCTCCGGCTGTAAGCCAGCTATAGCTGAGGGTTTGGGTCACATTTTTGACATTAATATAGGCTGCTTCCGCCGTGAGCGCGCCGCGGCCGATGGGGTGGTCGAAAAACAGGTCCACTGTCCAGCCCAGATTGTTCTCATCCGGCCGGTTATTTAAGGTGAGGTTATTCTGGTAATCAAAGCCGCCGCCCAGGGAGAAGACTTTTTTCTGGCCGAGGTAGGTCCCTTTATTGAACCAGGAGGTTTCGGGCTCTAACAGACTCACCGATAGCCGACCGGCCAGTCTCAGGTTATCATCGGGATTAGCCGCGCCTTCGACCCCGTCAAACAGACCCAGGCGGTACTGGATCAGGCCGCCCCAGGGATTGCCCCACAGCAGCACCCCGTCATCCCGCCCCACTTTGCTGTAATAAAAAATGCCGCCCCGCACTCCGCCCTGATTGAAAGCCAGATCAAGCGGCAACAGGGTAAAGGTGGAGGTCGTGCCATAGTTGCGGGTAAAGGGGATATACATCCGCCCCAGTTGGATTTGCAGCGGATCGCCCAATTTATAATAAACCCAGGCGTCGCGCACCGCGATGCTGGTGCCCAGACCCACCGAGGGCTGATCAAGCCCATCCTGACCGAGACGGTCGCCAGCAATATGGGCGAAGAAACCGAAGCCCGGAAAGGCCTCGCCCTGCAAATAAAAATAGAAGCGGCGCAGCATAAAATCGTCCAGGTCTTTCCGGCCTCTCCCCGCCGCTTTCCCATCTTCCACAAACTGATACCAGGCCTGCATGCGCAATCCGGCTTTGAGCTTATGTTTTTCAATAAAATTCTCCACCTTGCCGGTCAGGGTGGTAACCTCTTTTTTTACCTCCTGCACCTCCGTGGTCGAAGCCTGCGGTGCCCGGGTTTCCTGTTCCAAGGCGGCAATCCTCTTTTTTAGTTCCTCTATTTCCTCATTTTTTTTCCTTTCCAGCTCCGCTAACTGCTGTTTCAGGAGCTCGATTTCGGTCTCTACCGTGGTTGCCTGCAGCGGCCCCGTCCAAACCGAAAGCGTCATGCCGGCCCAAACTAATGCCAATAAGAAAACCTTGTTGTTCCTCACCATGATCTTCTCCTTTCCGTGGTTCCTATGTCTTTAATCTGCATCTTATAGGGATTGCCGCACATAATTTCGGTCAGGTGCCGCGAAAATCACCACCATAGCCTTGCCACTGACTGAGTGGCGGTCTTCTGAACCCCAGGTAACCACAGGTTGAAAACCGGGGCCACCTCAGATCAGGACCGCATAAGTCTATAAAAATTTTATAAATAAGCTGATATGAATCAGGCTACCAAAGAAAAAAGAATGGAGCTTAGGTTTGGCTTGTTGCTCAGCCAACCCGGGCAGAGTTTGGAAGGCGACTTCAGGTGAAGCCGGAAAGGGACACCAACAGATTCCTTGTTGAGGATAAGATTATTCCTCTTCTATAACGATAATCTCCATTTGTCAATTAGATTTTTTGTAACTGTTCGTGCACCAGGCTAAACTCTGGCGGTTCTCGATAGATGTAAGGTTCTATCCATGGTAATTGCCTGTTCACCATGAAGTCATAGCTCGGCATTAGGGGTAACCCGAAATGGCAAGCGGGCTGGTCAAGGTCGTATGACCAAGACGGGATGCAGGCCGCAGCGACTGCGAACTAGATTCGGCCTCGTTATACTGGTTAGCGGACGGCGACCCGTAGAACGGCTGGGGAAGCCTGCTACTAGCGTCATTAGATAACAGGAGCGTGGCGCTGGGCCATCCGGGGTGCTTGGAGGCGGCATGTATTCAGAGAATCGCCAGGGAACCCGGGAAACCCGGCAGGACGGGTTGGGCAACAAGTAGCTTCAGCCCAAAGGAGGCAGGGAAATCATAACCTGCTTTCCTGTCCTGGCCGGGAGTCGGACCTGCCCATAGTAGCAAGGAAGCGGCTAATCCCCGTGGAGCCAAGGGGCAGGACTTTGATCGTGTTTTCATCACAGGAGGGAATGCCGCTTGAACGAGAGTTCCGCTACGG
The Deltaproteobacteria bacterium DNA segment above includes these coding regions:
- a CDS encoding transposase — encoded protein: MHQEGLNLLKFQRKFSTVKACQKHLFKLRWPKGYQCPRCGHRQASFIRTRNLYQCCSCRYQVSLTAGT
- a CDS encoding YedE-related selenium metabolism membrane protein, which produces MTLWKNFFATRGGIIGVGLVIGVLAALLPKWGNPGNMGICVACFERDIAGGLGLHRAAVIQYIRPEIIGFVLGAFLSAYLFKEFRPRAGSAPIVRFVLGAFAMIGALVFLGCPWRALLRLAGGDGNAIFGLLGLVTGVWLGTWFFKQGYNLGRTQATYTSVGWIMPLLMVGLFLLRLIFPPLPEQAQNGILFLIMAFGQLNML